One Nerophis ophidion isolate RoL-2023_Sa linkage group LG06, RoL_Noph_v1.0, whole genome shotgun sequence genomic region harbors:
- the LOC133554871 gene encoding ras-related protein Rab-4B, whose protein sequence is MSETYDFLFKFLVIGSAGTGKSCLLHQFIENKFKQDSNHTIGVEFGSRVVNVSGKTVKLQIWDTAGQERFRSVTRSYYRGAAGALLVYDITSRETYNALTNWLTDARTLASPNIVIILCGNKKDLEAEREVTFLEASRFAQENELMFLETSALTGENVEEGFLKCARTILNKIDSGELDPERMGSGIQYGDASLRQLRQPRGSTTQNKQQCSC, encoded by the coding sequence ATGTCCGAGACATACGACTTCCTCTTTAAGTTCTTGGTGATTGGCAGCGCCGGGACGGGGAAATCCTGCCTCCTCCATCAATTCATTGAGAACAAATTCAAACAGGACTCCAACCACACCATCGGAGTAGAGTTTGGTTCCAGAGTGGTGAATGTCTCTGGGAAGACGGTCAAGCTGCAGATCTGGGACACTGCTGGGCAGGAACGGTTCCGTTCTGTGACACGCAGCTACTACCGCGGAGCAGCAGGAGCGCTTCTGGTCTATGATATAACCAGCCGAGAGACGTACAACGCGCTGACCAACTGGCTGACGGACGCACGCACGCTGGCGAGCCCCAACATCGTTATCATCCTGTGTGGCAACAAGAAGGACCTGGAGGCAGAGCGAGAGGTCACATTCCTGGAGGCCTCGCGCTTTGCTCAGGAGAACGAGTTGATGTTCTTGGAGACCAGCGCTCTGACGGGGGAGAATGTGGAGGAGGGTTTCCTCAAGTGCGCGCGCACCATCCTCAACAAGATAGACTCGGGTGAGCTGGATCCAGAGAGGATGGGCTCAGGCATCCAGTACGGGGACGCGTCACTGCGGCAGCTGCGGCAGCCCAGAGGCAGCACGACACAGAACAAGCAGCAGTGCAGCTGCTAG